The genomic region TGTGTGGACTGGGCAGGCTGGGGCATGGTctccccactgctgcctgccccccaggaccccactGCGTTTTAAACAGCAGATGGAAATCGCGCAGCCAAGTCAAACCAACCCAGGTTTCCATTTGCAGGAGGCAGCCGCGTTTCTTGGGAGCACCGGGCCAGCGTGAACCCAGCACTGCCGCCAAGAATCCGCTAACAATTCCCTGGAACTTCCCCATCTGCTCCGGCAGGATTTGCTGCTTCCCATAAACCCCGCTCTCACTTGGCAAAGCTGCTCCCAGACATCTCCAGGTGCCAGATCCACAGGGgctgccccagagcagcagagccagggggactgggggagaGGGACCCCGGAGGGTGGGTACCCTGTACCCAGCCTCTGGTGCTGCCATGTCCCTGTGGATGCTGTGGGTTTGCTGCCCGGTGAGATATTTAAACCAGACTCTCCCTTGCTTGTCCCTTCCCGAGAGGTACAAGCCTCCATCCCGCTGCCGACGCAGCTGTTCCTGGGGCACTACCTGACTCGCAGGGACCCTCATGGGCCACGGTGAGGTTGGTGTCAGGGTGGGCACGGGCGACCTCCAGGAACCTGCAGATCTGGGCGTAGGTTTTGCCGTCGGAGCCGCAGAGGGCCAGGTGGGAGAGGCAGGTGCACTGGGGCTCAGGCACCTCTCCGTGCCGCAGGTCCCCAGCATCCAGCTGGCACTCCAGGTGCTCCCCGCACTTGCCGTAGAAGTGGTTGGTGTTGTCCAGGTCACAGATCTGTCCCTCCAGGTTGGCACACTCCCAGCAGCAGTCGCAGGCATCCCGCACTGTGCCAGCCAGGCACCCGCGTGGCACCGGGCACTCCTCCGGCCGGCACTCGGCACagccctccccttcctccagcagccgctgccagccccgctgGAGGTAGTCAGAGGTGCTGGGAAAAGCCTGGCCCAGCTGGAGCGAAGCCCAGTGCAAGGAGAGCAAGGAAAGCACGAGGCAAGAGGAGCTCAGGGTCTTGGCTTCAGACATCCTTGCGGCAGTTCCTCTATCCTGGTCCCACCATCACTTGGACAGGGATCTCCAGCACTGCTCTGGCCTCCCTGGCTAGATCTGAGGAGCCATCCTGGCCTGCGAGGATGGAGGACGTGTGTTACCAGTGCAGAGAGCGTCTACCATGCCTCTGGTTCCCAGCTGGCTTGCCCTGAGTGGCAGCGCTGTATGATGTGCAGGGGATGGGCAGTCCCAGCCCCtctcacccccagccctgcagccacaTCCTTCCCACCCTGGGGCTCCCCAACCAGCTCCTGCCCCGAGACGCTGAGCAtcctccggtgggatggggctgCTGACCCCAGACCCACCAGGTTTCATCCTTCTTCCCTGGCAGCCTGGCGGGTAGAGCCCAGCCTGACCCCACCACAGCCTGGGGAGCCATAGGCTGGTGGGGGGCTGGGCAGGCTGCTCTACACCGTCATGGCTCATCTGGTTTGTACCCTGCTCCTCTTCTCTCAGGAAGCCGCTCTCAAGCCAGGCACCCCTTTCGTTTCCCCATCACTTTGCAAGAGTCACgagccttttttcctcccttgccATCCAGACAAGCGCAGCAGAGCGGCTGATCCTGCAGACA from Ciconia boyciana chromosome 8, ASM3463844v1, whole genome shotgun sequence harbors:
- the KAZALD1 gene encoding kazal-type serine protease inhibitor domain-containing protein 1; translation: MSEAKTLSSSCLVLSLLSLHWASLQLGQAFPSTSDYLQRGWQRLLEEGEGCAECRPEECPVPRGCLAGTVRDACDCCWECANLEGQICDLDNTNHFYGKCGEHLECQLDAGDLRHGEVPEPQCTCLSHLALCGSDGKTYAQICRFLEVARAHPDTNLTVAHEGPCESEPQITSPPYDTWNITGQDVIFGCEVFAYPMASIEWRKDGTEMLLPGDDPHISVQFRGGPQKYEVTGWLQIQGVRVTDEGTYRCFARNRVGEVVALASLTVFTPDQLNLTGFSLPKPRTTPEDYRESEEDYY